The nucleotide sequence AAATTGCAAAACATCCTAATGAACTGGGTGTAATTGCAACTGCAGTGATCAAACTCCATCAGAATGTCAGGGATCTTATGACAAAGATCAATGATGCAACATCTTATGTCGCATCGGCATCGGAAGAGCTTACAGCAAATGCACAGCAGTCTGCTGATGCCAGTGAGCTTGTGGCACAGTCGATAGTTAATGTTGCAGGTGCATGCTCGGATTCTTCAGAGGCTGCAAATACAGCGAAAGCACAGTCTGAAGACTTTATGAGCCTGGTTGAGGATTTCGGAAAGTCAATGAAAGAGAATGCCAGAAAAATCCAGGCAACCAACGATGCAGCAACAAAGGGCAGTATTGATATAGAAAATGCCATGACCCAGATGGAGATAATCGAAAAATCCATTTCATCTACTTCTGATGTGGTAGAGAGGCTCGGAGGCGAGGTACAGACAATAGGTACGATCGTTGACGCTATTTCTGAAATTGCTGACCAGACAAACCTTCTTTCGCTTAATGCTTCGATCGAGGCAGCAAGGGCAGGAGAGGCAGGAAAGGGCTTTGCAGTTGTTGCAGATGAGATCAGGAAGCTTGCGGATCAGACGAATGAATCAGCAGGAAAGATCACTGAGCTTATCGGCGGAATCCAGGCAATGTCTGATAAGGCTGTAGACGCAATGAAGAGTGGCACAGAAAATGTTAAACAGGGTGGAGAGATTGTAAGTAACGCCGGTACAACATTTGGACAGATCGTTGAAATGGTAGCTGATATATCCTCGAATTCATCGAAGATGGAAGATAATGCAAGAGGATTTTCAGAGAGTGCAGATACTATAGTTGAAGCCATAGAAACGATCAGTGAAAAGGTGCGTGGTGTTGCAGAAGAGACAGAAAGCGTATCGGCTGCCGGAGAGCAGCAGACAGCTTCTATGCATGAGATTGCTGAGGCAAGTGATAAGCTTGCTGAAACAGCACAGGAGCTCCAGGAGGCAGTTGTTACTTTTGAACTTTAATTTATCTGAACAGATATAATGCAAAGTCCGGGCATCCCTTATTTAGAGGGATGCCCGTTTAACTTCCTTGCAAATATATTAGTCAATTGATATACTAAAGATTAAAGAAAATTGATTGGAGTATTAATAAAATGGCAAAAAAACTTGCAAGACCTGTCGTTAAAGAAACAAGTCCCGCAACCGTTTTCTTGAAGTATGCGGTTTCTGTATATTTATTTCTCTTTTTTGTAATTTATCCATTATACTATGAAAGAAAATACTATAACATGGGCGAAGCAAAATGGCATTTCTTCAAAGGAATAACATTTTATTTCAAGCCTGCAGCTTTCAGGGGGGCTGTGCTTCCGAGTGTACTTGGAATGATGATCATATTTCTTGCCTGGCGAATGGGTGAGCTGATATATAAAAAGGAATTCAAATCCGTATTCAGATGGAAATTAACGTCGATTACGGATAAATTTATGATAATCTATATGGCTCTTGTCGGAGTATCGTGTATGCTGTCTCCATTGAAGATGAATATTTTGGAGGCAACGGATCTTGATATAGGTTATAAAAATAATATTTTTTGGGGATATTCCGGATGGCATATGGGTCTCATGGCTCAGCTTGCTTTTGTGATGCTTTACTTTATAATATCCAGATACTGGACCTACGATATTTTATGGCTGCGGGTATATCTTGGTGTTGCAACAGCAGTTATGATCCTTGGAATTCTTACACAGTTTATGATAGACCCCTTAAATATGTTTGATGGTGCAGAGATAAATCAGCATCTCTGGCAGACCTATTTCATGTCAACGCTGGGGCAGTCGTCCTGGTATTCGAGCTTTGTCGGTGTGGTCGCTGCAGTCGGTGTATTTATTTTATGGTACAGTGATGATAAGATTTCAAGGATACTTGCACTGATATATAGTATTATTGCATTTATGACACTTATTACGGATAATGCGGATAGTTCCATTCTCGCGTTTATAGGTTTTATGTCTGTACTTTTTTGTTATTCATTAAAGAATAACAAAAAATTTATCCGTTTTCTTGAAATTATGCTTTTAAGTCTTCTTACATGGAGGATCACTGGTATATTAAGGGCTGTATTCCCGGAACATACTGGTGAATTGGGCGGCATTGCTGAATTTCTAATGAATAGTCCTCTTATAGCTCTAGTAATGATTATGACAGCAATATTGCTTTTCGTAAGTGTTAAGGCTAATGAAAAGGAGAAGCTGGATATCACAAAATTTAAGTCCTTATGGTGGGTATATATTGGACTTGTTATTTTTGGATTTATAGCAGTTACAATATATATTGTTTTAAATACGACCGGTAAACTTCCGGAAAATCTTTCAACAGATAATAACTATCTCTTTTGGAATTATACATGGGGAAATGGTCGAGGAGGAGACTGGGAATCAACTACAAGATCATTTTTTGAAAGCTTTGGAGATAATGTTCTTGTAGGACTTTTTGGACCGGGACCTGATATGATGCATCGTGTTGCCTACAAATATCATCAGGAAATTCTGGATGCATTTTCAAGTAATTCGAGAATGGTATGTGCTCATAATGAATGGCTTACAGCATTTTCAAATTATGGCCTTTTGGGTGGGGCAGCTTACCTTGCTGCTTTTGTTTCTTCAGTAGTGAGAAACCATAAACTTTCAAAGAAAAAACCATTCTTAATTTGTGTTAATATGTGTGTAGTTGCTTATATGGCTCACAACTTTTTCTGCTATCAGCAGATAATCTGTACACCTCTTATTTTCATAATAATGGGAATGGGAGAAGCAATAGCAAGGAATGAAGAAGAAACATTATAATTTTGTTAAAAATTAAAATTTTTCAGGGCAAATGACAAAAAATGTCATAGCCCTGATATTTTCGGGTCTTTTATTTCTCAATAATGGGGAGTACAGACCTTTATTTATTCTATATGATTTATAAATTGCGGAAAATTGCATTATATCAGCTGATACTTGAGAACATAAACAGATATCATAAAGCAGAAAAATTATAATAAGAGGTAAATATAATGAGTATGGATAAAAAAAAGCCATTGAAGACAATTATTAAACTACTGATAACTTTTTTGATAGCATTTTTCTTAGGGGCGACTTTAATAATAGCTGTTTTTAATATACCGATAGAGCAAATTAGAAAAAATGCATCGGAATCTGCAGCCGTGTTTGCTGAAGAAGGAGTATACCCAAAACTATATAGAAATACTACAAGTACGCTTGATAATTTCACTGATGCACTAATGATCCTGAATGCAATCAATGATACAAATGAAAGTGTCATAAATAGGGCTATGAATGTTTATCAGTATGATTTTACCAAGGATGGAGCGGTCAATGCATTATTGAATTACTTTTCAGGAGCGGATTCAAAGCCTGAAACTACAACGTATGCAAGATATTGGCATGGTTATCTTGTTTTATTAAAGCCTGCACTGTTTTTTACAACATATTCTAATATTAGAAAGATTAATCTTCTGCTCCACATATGTTTACTTTTGACGATATCCTTATTTTGGATTAAGTTAAAAAAACCTT is from Lachnospiraceae bacterium C1.1 and encodes:
- a CDS encoding methyl-accepting chemotaxis protein — its product is MEHKKIGIMSLRTTIIVSVLLVALILSVGLTVFSSVSSIKQNSEQSKAYRNQLEEDVKREEKNEVQIAISICDEMYAKYEAGEISLDEAKKEAADIIRELRYQDGDAYFFVDTSEGINVVLLGRDTEGQSRWDSVDSQGNKYIQMMIENGKQDGGGYTLLNFAKPNETEELPKLNYTCYYKNFDWVVGTGVWIDEIDTIVDAYNRTANAHLSASILSAVIFSAIMFVLIAIFALYLGKRISFPIQFLSDKIDDMSKGNFREYDAGDISDKIAKHPNELGVIATAVIKLHQNVRDLMTKINDATSYVASASEELTANAQQSADASELVAQSIVNVAGACSDSSEAANTAKAQSEDFMSLVEDFGKSMKENARKIQATNDAATKGSIDIENAMTQMEIIEKSISSTSDVVERLGGEVQTIGTIVDAISEIADQTNLLSLNASIEAARAGEAGKGFAVVADEIRKLADQTNESAGKITELIGGIQAMSDKAVDAMKSGTENVKQGGEIVSNAGTTFGQIVEMVADISSNSSKMEDNARGFSESADTIVEAIETISEKVRGVAEETESVSAAGEQQTASMHEIAEASDKLAETAQELQEAVVTFEL